The following is a genomic window from Nitrospirota bacterium.
TGATTGACTTTTGAGCAGGACGGAAGGAGCGGTTATGGCGAAGGCGAAATATGAGCGGCGGAAGCCGCATGTGAATATCGGGACGATCGGACATGTGGACCACGGCAAGACGACGTTGACCGCGGCCTTGACCAAGGTGAGCGCGGATAAGGGTATGGCCAAGTTCATCAGCTACGACGAAGTGGCGAAGGCGAGCGAAAGCCAGGGTCGG
Proteins encoded in this region:
- a CDS encoding GTP-binding protein, which produces MAKAKYERRKPHVNIGTIGHVDHGKTTLTAALTKVSADKGMAKFISYDEVAKASESQGR